In a single window of the Raphanus sativus cultivar WK10039 chromosome 9, ASM80110v3, whole genome shotgun sequence genome:
- the LOC108823645 gene encoding uncharacterized protein LOC108823645, translated as MDVSFLTSRSISGVKELVPPFIKTRIFSCYPRRNSCQFLTRKVASPISVNCSLSDSWKPLEDDADLFKDSVNNSSTSDAADWREFRARLVAGEQAATPEKDSSLSSSLITTGNKWAHKILEPETGCLLIATEKLDGVHIFEKTVILLLSVGPSGPIGVILNRPSLMSIKETTKSTVLDMAGTFSDKSLFFGGPLEEGLFLVSPRSGDEVEKSGAAFKQVMKGLYYGTRESVGLAAEMVKRKLVGRSEMRFFDGYCGWEKEQLKAEVLGGYWTVAACSLSVVELGSVVQSQGLWDEVVGLIGPQTGSVI; from the exons atggATGTTTCTTTTCTTACCTCAAGATCAATCTCTGGTGTCAAAGAGCTTGTCCCCCCATTCATCAAAACCAGAATCTTTTCTTGTTACCCAAGGAGAAACTCCTGCCAGTTTCTCACCAGGAAGGTTGCTTCTCCAATCTCTGTGAATT GTTCTCTTTCGGATTCATGGAAGCCACTGGAGGATGATGCTGATCTCTTCAAGGACAGTGTTAACAACAGTTCTACATCAGATGCTGCTGACTGGAGAGAGTTCAGGGCAAGGCTCGTAGCTGGTGAGCAAGCTGCAACCCCTGAGAAGGACTCGTCACTATCATCATCACTGATCACAACTGGGAATAAATGGGCACACAAGATACTAGAGCCAGAGACAGGATGTCTCCTAATAGCAACAGAGAAGCTAGACGGAGTCCACATCTTCGAAAAGACGGTGATCCTACTCCTCTCAGTTGGACCCTCAGGTCCTATAGGAGTCATCCTCAACCGTCCCTCGCTCATGTCAATCAAGGAGACCACAAAATCAACGGTCCTAGACATGGCGGGAACGTTTTCAGACAAGAGCCTCTTCTTCGGTGGACCTTTGGAAGAAGGGTTGTTCCTGGTGAGTCCAAGGAGCGGCGACGAGGTTGAGAAGAGCGGAGCAGCGTTCAAACAAGTAATGAAAGGATTGTACTACGGGACGAGAGAGAGTGTAGGGTTGGCTGCAGAGATGGTGAagaggaagctggtggggagaAGTGAGATGAGATTCTTTGATGGGTATTGTGGTTGGGAGAAAGAGCAGTTGAAAGCAGAGGTGTTGGGTGGGTACTGGACTGTAGCTGCTTGTAGCTTGAGTGTTGTTGAGCTTGGTTCGGTTGTACAAAGTCAAGGTCTTTGGGATGAGGTTGTTGGTCTTATTGGACCTCAAACTGGCTCTGTTATCTAA